One stretch of Cheilinus undulatus linkage group 5, ASM1832078v1, whole genome shotgun sequence DNA includes these proteins:
- the LOC121510145 gene encoding uncharacterized protein LOC121510145 — MWGCVSGHLWSVESLEILDSFDSVESETVRRVWRVRRVARMEPARKRRTSPGWGHFDLITPDKVRCLLCAKELGYNNTLSMLRHYRALHENKEGTGGTPSQATRKQELDEALVSMIVKDTQPSLGPRTQAGTQAGSQDPASFLWAVKAMVQAKYATAKEKAKAKVQKVAAVSLMSDMWTSINMDAYLAVTCHFVDDNTRIDSVLLGVLKFPQSHTAENLAGVKASLMEEWGITNKVTCLVTDGAANMLACG; from the exons GTGGGGTTGTGTTAGTGGACATTTGTGGTCCGTTGAGAGTTTGGAGATTTTGGACAGTTTTGATAGCGTGGAGAGTGAGACAGTTAGGAGAGTTTGGAGAGTTAGGAGAGTTGCTAGGATGGAGCCAGCAAGGAAGAGGAGGACTTCCCCTGGGTGGGGACACTTTGATTTGATTACTCCCGATAAG GTGAGGTGTTTATTGTGTGCCAAGGAGTTGGGATACAACAACACCTTATCCATGCTAAGGCATTACCGTGCCTTGCATGAGAACAAGGAGGGAACTGGAGGCACACCCAGCCAAG CCACCAGAAAACAGGAGCTGGATGAGGCCTTGGTCTCCATGATAGTGAAGGACACCCAGCCCAGCCTGGGTCCCAGGACCCAGGCTGGGACCCAGGCTGGGTCCCAGGACCCAGCCTCTTTCCTTTGGGCTGTAAAGGCTATGGTGCAGGCCAAATACGCCACAGCTAAAGAGAAGGCGAAGGCTAAAGTGCAGAAGGTGGCTGCAGTTAGCCTAATGTCCGACATGTGGACATCCATTAACATGGATGCCTACCTGGCTGTGACTTGTCATTTTGTGGATGACAACACCAGGATTGATTCAGTGCTTTTGGGAGTACTGAAATTTCCTCAATCTCACACTGCGGAGAATTTAGCAGGTGTGAAAGCCTCCCTAATGGAGGAATGGGGAATAACAAATAAGGTAACATGCCTTGTTACTGATGGTGCTGCTAATATGCTTGCCTGTGGATGA